In the genome of Halalkalicoccus subterraneus, the window ATCGTCTCAGACGCCGTCGGTTTTAGATCCTATCGATCGTCGGTGTGTTCCTCGATGAACCCGAGGATCTCCTCGGCGCCCTGAAAACCCTTCGCCAGCCGGGCCACCCGCTGACCGTCCTCGAACAGCACCAGCGTCGGGACGCTCCTGATGTCGTACTCCTCGACGAGCGAGAGGTCCGTCTCCGGGTTGAGCATGACGACCCTCGCGTCGGTCGCCCGCTCGACATTGCCCAGTACGGGCTCGATCGACTGACAGAGCGTACAGCCCTTGGTGTAGAACTCCGCGAGC includes:
- a CDS encoding thioredoxin family protein — encoded protein: MSATAETPLRIDTGEELDRIVDGHDVVLAEFYTKGCTLCQSIEPVLGNVERATDARVVMLNPETDLSLVEEYDIRSVPTLVLFEDGQRVARLAKGFQGAEEILGFIEEHTDDR